A window of the Linepithema humile isolate Giens D197 chromosome 4, Lhum_UNIL_v1.0, whole genome shotgun sequence genome harbors these coding sequences:
- the LOC105675603 gene encoding uncharacterized protein yields the protein MDIDIINSEDKMGNQKGSRDGFPRKGAGTAVTDGTLKDSGSEAGPAARQEALPPVKKNRCGAERRRAKRMRAGVLEGARSLPVAPPCTPAEVVKGHTNGKRRKGSNETPPSGGRPLKRQRAHDGHHAYVNAADLLARAIAAESYPEAEITAEQLTLLRGAVSKEIDGIQEGPVPRFYSTFLRSGAAVVRCADEASLGWLVGRIGGIIPWEDAKLKVMGMDALQRQHRAMVWVPGPPEGAATVLKRLEKQNPGLVTGSWKVFAEGVGATKEGGNLVLGVPESSVLKLRMLDFKPFFGLDRIAFRVSGAQGGVREDKEEPPKTVS from the coding sequence ATGGATATTGACATAATAAATTCAGAGGACAAAATGGGAAATCAGAAGGGCTCGCGTGACGGGTTTCCAAGGAAAGGGGCTGGGACGGCAGTGACGGACGGGACCCTTAAGGACTCCGGAAGTGAAGCCGGCCCGGCTGCGCGGCAGGAGGCTTTACCTCCAGTTAAGAAAAACCGGTGCGGGGCCGAAAGAAGGAGGGCGAAGCGGATGAGAGCAGGGGTTCTGGAAGGGGCTCGCTCTCTTCCCGTGGCTCCCCCTTGTACGCCGGCGGAGGTGGTGAAGGGGCACACCAATGGTAAACGTCGGAAGGGCTCCAATGAAACCCCTCCATCGGGCGGCCGTCCGTTGAAGAGGCAAAGGGCTCATGATGGGCACCATGCCTATGTGAACGCTGCTGACCTTCTGGCGAGGGCGATTGCGGCGGAGAGCTACCCCGAGGCGGAGATCACTGCAGAGCAGTTGACTCTGTTGAGGGGTGCGGTCTCGAAAGAGATCGACGGGATCCAAGAGGGTCCGGTGCCCAGATTCTACAGCACCTTTCTAAGGAGCGGTGCAGCGGTGGTAAGATGCGCGGACGAGGCATCGCTGGGTTGGCTCGTGGGGCGGATCGGCGGCATTATTCCGTGGGAGGACGCCAAGCTCAAGGTAATGGGCATGGACGCGCTTCAAAGGCAGCACAGGGCGATGGTTTGGGTCCCGGGACCTCCCGAGGGCGCGGCCACGGTCTTGAAGCGGCTGGAGAAGCAGAACCCGGGTCTTGTCACCGGGAGCTGGAAAGTGTTCGCGGAGGGAGTAGGGGCCACTAAGGAAGGTGGGAACCTAGTCCTCGGTGTCCCAGAGTCTAGTGTCCTCAAATTGAGGATGCTGGACTTCAAACCATTCTTTGGGCTCGACAGGATTGCCTTTCGAGTAAGTGGGGCCCAAGGGGGGGTAAGGGAGGATAAGGAGGAGCCCCCTAAAACGGTCTCGTAG
- the LOC105675596 gene encoding uncharacterized protein yields MAGSGGVAFTQINLHHSKGASAVLARQQAGKQTCISLMQEPWVIRGCIKGLAACGRLLRAPSVDRFRACVAVKGMEAQLIPHLCSRDVAAVEVDFTADSGDRKKMVVCSAYFSHDKGEAVPPAPVIKLAEYCQEKRLSLIMRCDANAHHTVWGSSDTNERGMKVLEFLAFTDLEILNTGDEPTFCTIARREVLDITVCSRQLLQEVVEWRVSTEPSLSNHREDLASSLRGFPKRHGTEEELETCVDYLQRSLVNCYESNCPERAVTNNRGTSWWTPGLQGLRVAAHRAWNRARNTGRQSDWELSRRAQKEYRDFVVRAKQESWRKFCEEVEGMPETARICRILARNPDVTLEAIALSDGTVVTGEQCLEHLLEVSFSGF; encoded by the exons ATGGCGGGATCGGGAGGGGTAGCCTTCACCCAGATTAATCTGCATCACAGCAAAGGGGCCTCAGCTGTTTTGGCCAGGCAACAAGCTGGGAAGCAAACATGCATATCACTAATGCAAGAACCCTGGGTAATCCGGGGTTGCATCAAGGGCTTGGCGGCTTGCGGTAGGCTCTTGAGGGCCCCATCAGTGGATCGGTTCAGGGCTTGCGTGGCCGTCAAGGGTATGGAAGCCCAGCTAATACCTCACCTGTGTTCCAGGGACGTTGCGGCTGTAGAAGTGGATTTCACTGCTGACTCCGGTGACAGAAAGAAAATGGTTGTGTGCTCGGCCTACTTCTCTCATGACAAGGGGGAGGCGGTGCCACCTGCACCGGTAATAAAACTGGCAGAATACTGCCAAGAGAAACGGCTTTCCCTGATCATGAGATGTGACGCTAACGCGCATCACACTGTGTGGGGAAGCTCGGACACCAATGAAAGAGGAATGAAAGTGTTGGAGTTCCTAGCATTTACGGATCTGGAGATTCTTAACACAGGAGACGAGCCCACCTTCTGCACTATAGCGAGAAGAGAAGTGCTCGACATCACTGTCTGTTCCAGGCAGTTGTTACAGGAGGTAGTGGAGTGGAGGGTCTCGACGGAGCCCTCGCTCTCAAACCACAG GGAAGACCTGGCCAGCAGTCTCAGAGGCTTCCCTAAGAGGCACGGGACAGAAGAAGAACTGGAGACCTGTGTGGACTACTTGCAGAGGTCTCTGGTAAACTGCTACGAAAGTAATTGCCCCGAAAGGGCGGTTACAAATAATAGAGGAACTTCCTGGTGGACCCCTGGACTGCAGGGTCTCAGAGTGGCGGCTCACAGGGCCTGGAATAGAGCTAGGAACACGGGCCGCCAATCCGACTGGGAGCTCTCTAGGAGGGCACAGAAGGAATATAGAGACTTTGTGGTTAGGGCGAAACAGGAAAGCTGGAGGAAGTTTTGCGAGGAAGTGGAGGGAATGCCCGAAACGGCAAGAATCTGCAGGATCCTCGCTAGGAACCCGGATGTGACCCTGGAAGCCATCGCACTCTCTGATGGGACGGTGGTGACTGGAGAGCAATGTCTGGAGCATCTACTGGAAGTGAGCTTTTCGGGCTTCTAG